A region of Sphingomonas crusticola DNA encodes the following proteins:
- a CDS encoding RrF2 family transcriptional regulator, protein MLSQKARYALRALLHLVEHGAARTIQVGEMAETQQIPRKYLEFIMVDLKKAGLVTSRRGPGGGYVLARAPSEISFVEVIRAIDGPIALVPCASENFYARCGDCHDEATCAIRRVLAQVRDSAVAILENTSLADAARVELAAEALSPA, encoded by the coding sequence ATGCTGTCACAAAAGGCCCGCTACGCGCTGCGCGCTCTACTCCACCTGGTCGAGCATGGCGCGGCACGGACGATTCAGGTCGGCGAGATGGCCGAGACCCAGCAGATTCCGCGCAAATATCTCGAGTTCATCATGGTCGATCTCAAGAAAGCCGGGCTCGTGACCAGCCGGCGCGGGCCGGGGGGCGGCTATGTCCTTGCCCGCGCGCCGTCCGAGATCAGCTTCGTCGAAGTGATCCGCGCGATCGACGGACCGATCGCGCTGGTGCCATGTGCGAGCGAGAATTTCTACGCGCGCTGCGGCGATTGCCACGACGAGGCGACCTGCGCGATCCGGCGCGTGCTGGCGCAGGTGCGCGACAGCGCGGTGGCGATCCTGGAAAATACGTCGCTGGCCGATGCGGCGCGCGTCGAATTGGCCGCAGAAGCGTTGTCCCCAGCCTGA
- a CDS encoding sulfate ABC transporter substrate-binding protein, which produces MDRRRLIVAAAILASGLAPIAASAAAPVELLNVSYDPTRELYRDVDAAFSAQWKAKTGQVVTVKQSHGGSGAQARAVIDGLQADVVTLALAADIDAIADRAKALPANWQTRLPQNSTPYYSTIVFLVRKGNPKGIQDWGDLIKPGVKIITPNPKTSGGARWNYLAAWGYAQRKTGSVAGARDYMTKLFRNVPVLDSGARGATTTFVQRGQGDVLLAWENEAYLATNQLGKGKFEIVYPSISILAEPPVAVVDKVVDRKGTRAVAEAYLKFLYTPQAQQIIGKNYYRPRDPAVAAQFKGQFKSLALLNIDRNFGGWKRVQAAHFNDGGVFDQVFEDAKK; this is translated from the coding sequence ATGGATCGTCGGAGATTGATCGTCGCGGCCGCTATTCTTGCGAGCGGACTGGCGCCGATCGCCGCTAGCGCCGCGGCGCCGGTGGAATTGCTCAATGTCAGCTACGATCCGACGCGCGAACTCTATCGCGACGTCGACGCCGCCTTTAGCGCGCAGTGGAAGGCGAAGACCGGACAGGTCGTCACCGTCAAACAGAGCCACGGCGGCTCGGGCGCGCAGGCACGCGCGGTGATCGACGGGCTCCAGGCCGACGTCGTGACGCTGGCGCTGGCCGCAGACATCGACGCGATCGCCGACCGCGCCAAGGCGCTGCCGGCCAATTGGCAGACGCGCCTGCCGCAGAATTCGACGCCTTATTATTCGACCATCGTGTTCCTGGTGCGCAAGGGTAACCCCAAGGGTATTCAGGATTGGGGTGACCTGATCAAGCCCGGCGTCAAGATCATCACGCCCAATCCCAAGACGTCGGGCGGTGCGCGCTGGAATTATCTCGCGGCGTGGGGCTATGCGCAGCGCAAGACCGGCTCGGTCGCCGGCGCGCGCGATTACATGACCAAGCTGTTCCGCAATGTTCCGGTGCTCGACAGCGGTGCGCGTGGCGCCACCACCACCTTCGTCCAGCGCGGCCAGGGCGACGTCCTGCTCGCGTGGGAGAATGAAGCTTATCTGGCCACCAACCAGCTCGGCAAGGGCAAGTTCGAGATCGTCTATCCGTCGATCTCGATCCTCGCCGAGCCGCCGGTCGCGGTGGTCGACAAGGTGGTCGACCGTAAGGGCACGCGCGCGGTGGCCGAGGCCTATCTGAAATTCCTCTACACGCCGCAGGCACAGCAGATCATCGGCAAGAATTATTACCGTCCGCGCGATCCGGCCGTGGCGGCGCAGTTCAAGGGCCAGTTCAAGAGCCTGGCATTGCTCAATATCGACCGGAATTTCGGCGGTTGGAAGCGTGTCCAGGCGGCCCACTTCAACGATGGCGGCGTGTTCGACCAGGTGTTCGAAGACGCCAAGAAATAA
- a CDS encoding OprO/OprP family phosphate-selective porin, producing the protein MIRKILLGSASTLAFAAPLLAQTPTEPTSQSAIDAPLTDTNAQTSDATGRDAAAQGSGLDTAVPADDNAGAPVAAPVKTGNAVLDRLNELEAKINALEARNRQLEADAAETATRVQKVEVRAAKGVQPGVAPTFGDPTDSFSFHPRGTFQLDWAGYHSRAGGYDYNNGTDIRRGRFGFDGTAWKVWKYRIEAEFVKNSVNLLDAYVQYTGFKNIVLTVGQHKAPYGLEANSTDALNTFLERGMFTNAFGAVGAERRVGANVAYITNNLTATVGVYGAGEGVQRNATTPDEAYSVNGRVTYEPILDTGRVVHVGASAFHVSQIAGNSVTLSDRPGTRVDGGVIESVVLGPVTTGPAAGRTQGVRDATYWGTEGAVVFGPFSAQGEYGHLSVNRYGSVASGNFDGFYGFATFFLTGESRVFKGGVVDRIKPFNDFNPAGGHWGAFELGVRYDRMDLTDHAISPLSRLATSWTGGLNWYLNPNTRFIFNYIRFKGANSPLVVAPVATFGTTAKGDAYATRLQFDF; encoded by the coding sequence ATGATACGCAAGATCCTGCTGGGAAGCGCGTCTACGCTTGCCTTCGCCGCGCCATTGCTGGCGCAGACCCCGACCGAACCCACCAGCCAGTCCGCGATCGATGCGCCGCTGACCGACACCAATGCGCAGACCTCCGATGCCACCGGCCGCGATGCGGCGGCACAAGGTTCGGGACTGGATACGGCAGTGCCGGCCGATGATAACGCGGGCGCGCCGGTGGCGGCACCGGTCAAGACCGGCAATGCGGTGCTCGACCGCCTCAACGAGCTCGAGGCCAAGATCAACGCCCTTGAGGCCCGCAACCGCCAGCTGGAAGCCGACGCGGCCGAAACCGCGACCCGCGTCCAGAAGGTCGAGGTGCGCGCGGCGAAAGGCGTGCAGCCGGGCGTCGCGCCGACCTTCGGCGATCCGACCGACAGCTTCAGCTTCCATCCGCGTGGTACGTTCCAGCTCGATTGGGCCGGCTATCACAGCCGCGCCGGCGGCTATGACTATAACAATGGCACGGATATCCGCCGTGGCCGCTTCGGTTTCGACGGCACCGCCTGGAAAGTGTGGAAATACCGGATCGAAGCCGAGTTCGTGAAGAACAGCGTCAACCTGCTCGACGCTTACGTCCAATATACCGGCTTCAAGAACATCGTGCTGACCGTTGGCCAGCATAAGGCGCCCTATGGCCTCGAAGCCAACAGCACCGATGCCCTCAACACCTTCCTCGAGCGCGGCATGTTCACCAACGCCTTCGGCGCGGTCGGCGCCGAGCGTCGGGTCGGTGCGAACGTCGCCTACATCACCAACAATTTGACCGCGACTGTCGGTGTGTATGGCGCCGGCGAAGGCGTACAGCGCAACGCGACCACGCCCGACGAAGCCTATAGCGTCAACGGCCGCGTCACCTATGAGCCCATCCTTGATACCGGCCGCGTGGTGCATGTCGGTGCATCCGCCTTTCACGTCAGCCAGATTGCCGGCAACAGCGTGACGCTGAGCGATCGCCCGGGCACGCGCGTCGACGGCGGCGTGATCGAATCGGTGGTGCTCGGCCCGGTTACGACCGGTCCCGCCGCCGGCCGGACGCAGGGCGTGCGCGACGCAACCTATTGGGGCACGGAAGGCGCGGTCGTGTTCGGTCCCTTCTCGGCGCAGGGCGAATATGGCCACCTCAGCGTCAATCGCTACGGTAGTGTCGCCTCCGGCAATTTCGATGGTTTCTACGGTTTCGCCACATTCTTCCTCACCGGCGAAAGCCGCGTGTTCAAGGGCGGCGTCGTCGATCGCATCAAGCCGTTCAACGATTTCAATCCGGCGGGCGGCCATTGGGGCGCGTTCGAGCTGGGCGTGCGTTACGACCGCATGGACCTCACCGATCACGCAATCTCGCCGCTGTCGCGCCTCGCGACGTCGTGGACCGGTGGGCTCAACTGGTATCTCAACCCCAATACCCGCTTCATCTTCAATTATATTCGCTTCAAGGGGGCGAACTCCCCGTTGGTGGTGGCGCCGGTTGCCACCTTCGGCACGACCGCTAAGGGTGACGCCTACGCGACCAGGCTGCAGTTCGACTTCTAG
- the cysT gene encoding sulfate ABC transporter permease subunit CysT, which yields MTLGITITWLTILLLLPLVALFAKSITLGPAHFVDAAFSRRAIASYELSFGAALVAAALNACFGLLVAWVLVRYRFPGRRLLGAIVDLPFALPTAVAGIALTAVYANTGWVGKPASAFGLALAYNPTGVVIALTFIGLPFVVRTVEPVLADLGKGIEEAAATLGAGRWTIFRRVILPEIAPSLITGFALAFARGVGEYGSVIFIAGNMPFKSEIAPLLIVTKLEEYDYAGATAIATVLLVSSLILLVAINAFQGRELRRRSG from the coding sequence TTGACGCTCGGCATCACCATCACCTGGCTGACGATACTACTGCTGCTGCCGCTGGTGGCGCTGTTCGCCAAGTCGATCACGCTCGGCCCGGCCCATTTCGTCGACGCCGCTTTCTCGCGTCGCGCGATCGCATCCTATGAACTGAGCTTCGGCGCGGCGCTGGTGGCGGCTGCGCTCAATGCCTGCTTCGGCCTGCTCGTGGCATGGGTGCTGGTGCGTTACCGCTTTCCCGGGCGCCGGTTGCTCGGGGCGATCGTCGATCTGCCGTTCGCGTTGCCGACGGCGGTGGCCGGCATCGCGCTGACCGCGGTATATGCCAATACCGGCTGGGTCGGGAAGCCGGCCTCCGCGTTCGGGCTGGCACTCGCCTACAACCCGACCGGGGTGGTAATCGCGTTGACATTCATCGGCCTGCCGTTCGTGGTGCGCACGGTGGAGCCGGTGCTGGCCGATCTCGGCAAGGGCATCGAGGAAGCTGCCGCCACCCTCGGTGCGGGACGCTGGACGATCTTCCGCCGCGTGATCCTGCCGGAAATCGCGCCATCGCTGATCACCGGCTTTGCGCTCGCCTTCGCGCGCGGCGTCGGCGAATATGGTTCGGTGATCTTCATTGCGGGCAACATGCCGTTCAAGTCCGAGATCGCTCCCCTGCTGATCGTCACCAAGCTCGAGGAATATGATTATGCCGGCGCGACCGCGATCGCGACCGTGCTGCTGGTGTCCAGCCTGATCCTGCTGGTCGCGATCAATGCCTTTCAGGGCCGGGAATTGCGCAGGCGCAGCGGATGA
- the cysW gene encoding sulfate ABC transporter permease subunit CysW gives MSANKATGESRGVQILLILGAVIYVSLILVLPLASVFSEAFRHGVAAFKAAILEPDALAAIKLTLTVAAISVPINMVCGVAAAWAITKHDFRGKDFLISLIDVPFSISPVVAGLMYLLLFGAQGWFGDWLLAHDVHIAFAKPGIVLATLIVTLPFVARELIPLMQAQGREEEEAALTLGAPGWRIFLWVTLPNIRWGLLYGVLLTNARAMGEFGAVSVISGHIRGETNTMPLQVEVLYNEYNFAAAFAVASLLAGLALVTLGLKSLLEWRHRDQLAASGH, from the coding sequence ATGAGCGCGAACAAGGCGACGGGCGAGAGCCGGGGCGTCCAGATCCTGCTGATCCTGGGGGCCGTGATCTATGTGTCGCTGATCCTGGTGCTGCCGCTGGCATCGGTGTTCAGCGAAGCGTTCCGCCACGGCGTGGCCGCGTTCAAGGCGGCGATCCTCGAACCCGACGCGCTCGCCGCGATCAAGCTGACGCTGACCGTCGCCGCTATCTCGGTGCCGATCAACATGGTGTGCGGCGTCGCTGCCGCCTGGGCGATCACCAAGCATGATTTCCGGGGTAAGGATTTCCTGATCAGCCTGATCGACGTGCCTTTCTCGATCTCGCCGGTCGTCGCGGGCCTGATGTACCTTTTGCTGTTTGGCGCGCAGGGTTGGTTCGGCGACTGGCTGCTGGCCCACGACGTACATATCGCCTTTGCCAAACCCGGCATCGTTCTGGCCACCCTGATCGTGACCTTGCCGTTTGTAGCGCGCGAGCTGATCCCGCTGATGCAGGCGCAGGGCCGCGAGGAGGAAGAAGCGGCGCTCACGCTCGGCGCGCCGGGATGGCGGATATTCCTGTGGGTGACCTTGCCCAACATTCGCTGGGGACTGCTCTATGGGGTGCTGCTGACCAACGCCCGCGCCATGGGTGAGTTCGGCGCGGTCTCGGTCATTTCGGGCCACATCCGTGGCGAGACCAATACGATGCCGCTGCAGGTCGAAGTGCTCTACAACGAATATAATTTCGCCGCTGCCTTCGCGGTTGCCTCGTTGTTGGCTGGGCTGGCGCTTGTCACGCTCGGTCTGAAAAGCCTGCTCGAATGGCGCCACCGCGACCAACTGGCCGCTTCGGGACATTAG
- a CDS encoding sulfate/molybdate ABC transporter ATP-binding protein, with amino-acid sequence MTITVRNIVKGFGNYPALREVSLDIEDGAFVALLGPSGSGKTTLLRIIAGLETAESGQILFGGEDVTDRPPQDRGIGFVFQNYALFRHMTVANNIAFGLDVMKRGQRPEKAAIKARVEELLELVQLPGYGGRYPAQLSGGQRQRVALARALARDPSILLLDEPFGALDAKVRRELRDALREIHNRVGLTSIFVTHDYEEAFELADKVAILGEGKIEQYDTPTVIKTNPASDYVREFLS; translated from the coding sequence ATGACCATCACCGTTCGCAATATCGTCAAAGGCTTCGGCAATTATCCCGCGCTGCGCGAGGTGTCGCTCGACATCGAGGATGGCGCCTTCGTCGCTTTGCTCGGCCCGTCGGGCTCCGGCAAGACGACCCTGCTGCGCATCATCGCCGGGCTAGAGACGGCCGAGAGCGGCCAGATATTGTTCGGCGGCGAGGACGTCACGGATCGCCCGCCGCAGGATCGCGGCATCGGCTTCGTTTTTCAGAATTACGCTCTGTTCCGGCACATGACCGTCGCGAACAACATCGCCTTTGGGCTGGACGTGATGAAGCGCGGCCAGCGGCCGGAAAAGGCGGCGATCAAGGCGCGGGTCGAGGAGCTGCTCGAGCTGGTGCAGCTACCCGGCTATGGTGGCCGCTATCCCGCCCAGCTGTCCGGCGGCCAGCGTCAGCGGGTAGCGCTCGCCCGGGCGCTCGCACGCGATCCCAGCATCCTGCTCCTCGACGAGCCGTTCGGCGCGCTGGATGCCAAGGTCCGCCGCGAATTGCGCGACGCCTTGCGGGAAATCCACAATCGCGTGGGCCTGACCTCGATCTTCGTGACGCACGATTATGAGGAAGCGTTCGAGCTGGCGGACAAGGTGGCCATCCTGGGCGAGGGCAAGATCGAGCAATATGACACGCCCACGGTGATCAAGACCAATCCGGCGTCGGATTACGTGCGTGAATTTTTGAGCTAA
- a CDS encoding CmcJ/NvfI family oxidoreductase: protein MIETTLNGQFPPGFVASGRINLSQLTKSGGQQPPANPPQCIADARPLQAAACEHDFLERHGFVLLDAPTAVTDWGDDAAVAETYLPEVEALIRTRLYPGRSLIIMQPPKVVRRGKGTDNPHYATGVHQDHGTTADDYQHNVQAFVSPDLAARWRAMFERDDVEGFVSLDFWRTTGMSSPLRHMPLALCDPTSVDADDIIPTALEGIAPGGVATHHVGLRYNAGQRWYYYPEMRSDEVLVFKLFQLMRGEEPQRYRACFHSAVEDPATPADAQPRQSCEHRVSVMLLRD, encoded by the coding sequence ATGATCGAAACGACGCTCAATGGCCAGTTTCCGCCGGGTTTCGTCGCGAGCGGGCGCATCAACCTGTCGCAGCTGACGAAGAGCGGCGGTCAGCAGCCACCCGCCAACCCGCCGCAGTGCATCGCCGACGCGCGGCCGCTCCAGGCGGCGGCTTGCGAGCACGACTTTTTGGAGCGTCACGGTTTCGTGCTGCTCGATGCACCGACCGCCGTAACCGATTGGGGCGACGATGCCGCCGTTGCCGAAACTTATCTGCCCGAGGTCGAGGCGCTGATCCGGACGCGGCTATATCCGGGCCGCAGCCTCATCATCATGCAACCGCCCAAGGTCGTCCGTCGCGGCAAGGGTACCGATAACCCGCATTACGCCACGGGGGTGCATCAGGATCACGGCACGACCGCCGACGACTATCAGCATAATGTTCAGGCCTTTGTATCCCCGGATCTCGCGGCGCGCTGGCGCGCCATGTTTGAACGTGACGATGTCGAGGGTTTTGTCTCGCTCGATTTCTGGCGCACCACCGGCATGAGCAGCCCTCTTCGGCATATGCCGCTGGCCCTGTGCGATCCGACCAGCGTCGATGCCGACGACATCATCCCGACCGCGCTGGAAGGGATCGCCCCCGGCGGCGTTGCCACGCATCATGTCGGCCTTCGCTACAATGCTGGGCAGCGCTGGTATTATTATCCCGAGATGCGCTCGGACGAGGTGCTGGTGTTCAAGCTGTTCCAGCTCATGCGCGGCGAAGAGCCGCAACGTTACCGCGCCTGCTTCCACAGTGCCGTCGAAGATCCAGCCACGCCAGCCGACGCACAGCCGCGGCAGAGTTGCGAGCATCGTGTGTCGGTGATGCTGCTGCGCGATTGA
- a CDS encoding tryptophan halogenase family protein, with protein sequence MDRKRSILIVGGGTAGWLTAAYLAKFLDLADQPHLEITLLESPEIGTIGVGEGAFPTMRTTLQFLGIDETRFIRGTGATFKQGIRFNDWLRTPTDGRHSHYFHPFEAPFYTEETSLVPYWLLQDEATRPPFAEAVTIQHRVAEAQRGPKRPDEGEFTGPLNYAYHFDAGLLGEVLAQRAQELGVRHVKDRLVEVMLCADGMIDRVITPHHGGIQADLFIDCSGFRAELIGGALGSCFKSAKQYLFTDRALACKLAYPQPNAPLESFTIATAHEAGWTWDIGLAGARGIGTVYSSAHMSDDEAGDVLRAYVGPRIEQVAPRLIHFEPGYREQQWIGNCVAVGLSAGFLEPLESTGVVLIEAAVSMIAELFPHNGPMDAPAKRFNALMTARFDNIITFLKLHYCLSEREEPFWRDNVDPASIPDRLKELLEQWRFRPPNRYDFILDLESFAFFNYQYILYGMNYKTDLAAGRADFPNVRAAEKLFRKIRSFGDRATADLPTHRALIEQINAPVDRLVAV encoded by the coding sequence GTGGACCGCAAGCGCTCGATCCTGATCGTCGGCGGCGGCACGGCCGGCTGGCTGACCGCCGCCTACCTCGCGAAGTTTCTCGATCTCGCCGACCAGCCGCATCTGGAGATTACCCTGCTGGAATCGCCTGAGATCGGCACGATCGGGGTCGGCGAAGGCGCTTTTCCGACGATGCGCACCACGCTTCAGTTCCTCGGCATCGATGAAACCCGCTTCATCCGCGGCACCGGCGCGACCTTCAAGCAGGGCATCCGCTTCAACGACTGGCTGCGCACGCCGACGGACGGGCGTCACAGCCATTATTTCCACCCGTTCGAAGCTCCCTTCTACACCGAAGAAACCAGCCTGGTGCCCTATTGGCTGCTGCAGGACGAGGCGACCCGTCCGCCGTTCGCAGAGGCCGTCACCATCCAGCATCGCGTGGCAGAGGCGCAGCGCGGCCCCAAGCGGCCGGACGAAGGCGAATTTACCGGCCCGCTCAATTACGCCTATCACTTCGATGCGGGCTTGCTGGGCGAGGTGCTCGCGCAACGCGCGCAGGAACTGGGCGTCCGTCACGTCAAGGACCGGCTGGTGGAAGTCATGCTGTGCGCCGACGGCATGATCGATCGCGTCATTACCCCGCACCATGGCGGTATCCAGGCCGACCTGTTTATCGATTGCTCGGGTTTCCGCGCCGAACTCATCGGGGGCGCGCTCGGCTCGTGCTTCAAGTCGGCCAAACAATATCTGTTCACCGACCGCGCGCTGGCCTGCAAACTGGCCTATCCGCAACCCAACGCGCCACTCGAAAGCTTTACGATCGCCACCGCGCACGAGGCGGGCTGGACGTGGGATATCGGCCTCGCCGGCGCGCGCGGTATCGGCACCGTCTATTCGAGCGCACACATGTCGGACGATGAAGCCGGCGACGTGCTGCGCGCCTATGTCGGACCCCGCATCGAGCAGGTCGCACCCCGCCTGATCCATTTCGAACCGGGCTATCGCGAGCAGCAATGGATCGGCAATTGCGTGGCGGTGGGGCTGTCGGCGGGCTTTCTCGAACCACTGGAATCGACCGGCGTGGTGCTGATCGAGGCCGCCGTCAGCATGATCGCCGAGCTATTCCCCCATAACGGCCCGATGGACGCGCCGGCCAAGCGCTTCAATGCGCTGATGACCGCGCGCTTCGACAATATCATCACCTTCCTCAAGCTGCATTATTGCCTGAGTGAGCGCGAGGAGCCGTTCTGGCGCGACAATGTCGACCCCGCGTCGATCCCCGACCGGCTGAAGGAATTGCTGGAGCAATGGCGCTTCCGCCCGCCCAATCGCTATGACTTCATCCTCGATCTCGAGAGCTTCGCCTTCTTCAACTATCAGTACATCCTCTATGGGATGAATTATAAGACCGACCTGGCCGCGGGCCGTGCCGACTTCCCCAACGTGCGCGCAGCGGAAAAACTATTCCGCAAGATCCGCAGCTTCGGCGATCGGGCGACGGCCGATCTGCCAACGCATCGCGCATTGATCGAACAGATCAATGCCCCGGTTGACCGGCTGGTGGCAGTCTAG
- a CDS encoding PIN domain-containing protein: protein MYLLDTPVVLELRKAKAGRTDAGLATWAAGVSRQNLFLSALSLLELESGALQVERQDKAAGAALHEWIDGPVMAAFDGRILAVDAAVVRRRARLPYADARDALLAATAIEHGLTLVTRRTAAFKAGRVKLFNPWGYTPEDADDADWRQAARSGPVWLKNLFVRA from the coding sequence ATGTACTTGCTCGATACCCCCGTCGTGCTGGAGCTGCGCAAGGCCAAGGCCGGGCGCACCGATGCCGGTCTCGCCACCTGGGCGGCGGGCGTCTCGCGCCAGAATCTGTTTCTGTCGGCGCTCTCGCTACTCGAACTTGAAAGCGGCGCGCTCCAAGTGGAGCGGCAGGACAAGGCCGCCGGAGCGGCACTGCACGAATGGATCGACGGGCCGGTCATGGCAGCGTTCGACGGACGCATCCTGGCGGTGGATGCGGCGGTCGTGCGGCGCCGCGCGCGCCTGCCTTATGCCGATGCGCGCGATGCGCTGCTGGCGGCGACCGCGATCGAGCATGGACTGACCCTCGTCACGCGCCGGACCGCGGCCTTCAAGGCCGGCCGCGTCAAGCTGTTCAACCCGTGGGGCTACACGCCGGAGGATGCCGACGATGCCGATTGGCGCCAAGCGGCGCGCAGCGGGCCGGTCTGGCTCAAGAATCTGTTCGTGAGGGCCTGA
- a CDS encoding type II toxin-antitoxin system Phd/YefM family antitoxin, which produces MKVVSSRDFNQDVSNAKRAARIEPVFVTDRGRPTHVLMSIENFRHLTGQTESIVDLLAMPGPVEIDPDQGRSEAWDRRATFG; this is translated from the coding sequence ATGAAGGTCGTCAGCAGCCGCGATTTCAATCAAGACGTCAGCAATGCCAAGCGTGCGGCCCGAATCGAGCCGGTGTTCGTCACGGATCGGGGCCGTCCCACCCATGTGCTGATGAGCATCGAGAATTTCCGCCATCTCACCGGCCAGACCGAAAGCATCGTCGATCTGCTGGCCATGCCCGGGCCGGTCGAGATCGACCCCGATCAGGGTCGGTCCGAGGCGTGGGACCGGCGCGCGACGTTCGGCTGA
- a CDS encoding cation:proton antiporter: protein MSQVWDSLITTVGGMLSAHGPAVPEAAKSYTPSDFSIHFFLQLAIIILACRVVGWLGQKLLAQPQVVGEMIAGVVLGPSLLGLIWPDAQLALFPKETKTVLYVGAQFGVGLYMFLVGTTLQIDHFRAKARSAFGVSLAGILTPFLLAFLITPFLLTVPGLFTAGISRANATLFMGACIALTAFPMLARIINERGLANSSLGTLSLTAGAFDDAASWCVLAVVLATFGGGSGVAVLAIGGAVLYAGFLILFGRKLLAPLGEAVERKGEMSMTVLAITMMLFCLSAFFMDAIGIHAIFGGFILGVFMPRGLFTAELKKKVEPVAVVLLLPMFFTYSGLNTRMDMVNSPSLMLIALGILAASILAKFGACYAAARLSGEDNRTALGIGALMNSRGLMELIIINIGLQKGIIGPTLFAMLVMMAIVTTVMATPLFELVYGRKARETGELDALPGTLAAQAA from the coding sequence ATGAGCCAGGTTTGGGATAGCCTGATTACCACCGTGGGGGGCATGTTGTCGGCTCATGGGCCCGCCGTGCCCGAAGCCGCCAAAAGCTATACGCCGAGCGACTTCAGCATTCACTTCTTTCTGCAGCTCGCGATCATCATCCTCGCCTGCCGCGTGGTCGGTTGGCTCGGCCAGAAACTGCTCGCACAGCCGCAGGTGGTGGGCGAGATGATCGCAGGCGTGGTGCTCGGGCCTTCGCTGCTCGGGCTGATCTGGCCCGATGCCCAGCTCGCCTTGTTTCCCAAGGAAACCAAGACCGTCTTGTATGTCGGCGCGCAGTTCGGCGTGGGCCTGTACATGTTCCTGGTCGGGACGACGCTCCAGATCGACCATTTCAGAGCCAAGGCGCGCAGCGCGTTCGGCGTGTCGCTTGCCGGCATCCTGACACCGTTTTTGCTCGCCTTCCTGATCACGCCGTTCCTGCTGACTGTGCCGGGCCTGTTTACGGCGGGAATCAGCCGCGCCAACGCGACGTTATTCATGGGCGCGTGCATCGCGCTGACCGCCTTCCCGATGCTGGCGCGGATCATCAACGAGCGCGGTCTTGCCAATAGCTCGCTCGGCACCTTGTCGCTGACCGCGGGTGCGTTCGACGATGCCGCATCCTGGTGCGTGCTGGCGGTCGTGCTGGCGACTTTCGGCGGGGGATCGGGCGTGGCTGTGCTCGCGATCGGCGGCGCGGTCCTGTACGCGGGTTTCCTGATCCTGTTCGGCCGCAAATTGCTTGCCCCGCTGGGTGAAGCGGTGGAGCGCAAGGGCGAGATGAGCATGACCGTGCTCGCGATCACGATGATGCTGTTCTGCCTGTCGGCCTTTTTCATGGACGCTATCGGCATCCACGCCATCTTCGGCGGCTTCATCCTGGGCGTGTTCATGCCCCGCGGCCTGTTCACGGCCGAGCTCAAGAAAAAGGTCGAGCCGGTCGCCGTGGTGCTGCTGCTGCCGATGTTCTTCACCTATTCCGGCCTCAACACGCGGATGGACATGGTCAATTCGCCGTCGCTGATGCTGATCGCGCTCGGCATCCTCGCCGCCTCGATCCTCGCCAAGTTCGGCGCCTGCTATGCCGCCGCCCGGCTATCGGGCGAGGATAATCGCACCGCGCTCGGCATCGGCGCGCTGATGAACTCGCGCGGGCTGATGGAGCTGATCATCATCAATATCGGCCTGCAGAAGGGCATTATCGGCCCGACATTGTTTGCGATGCTGGTGATGATGGCGATCGTCACAACGGTGATGGCAACGCCGCTGTTCGAGCTGGTCTATGGCCGCAAGGCGCGCGAGACCGGCGAACTGGATGCGCTGCCCGGCACTCTCGCCGCGCAAGCCGCCTGA